Part of the Schistocerca americana isolate TAMUIC-IGC-003095 chromosome 5, iqSchAmer2.1, whole genome shotgun sequence genome, ttcttcaaaacatcctGGAAACTGTCTGAACATTTGCTTTAGggatgttgctccactgcgatCTGTGACACAGTAATGCTGACACACTGCGATCGTATGACCATCgcttttaccgggtgatcaaaaagtcagtataaatttgaaaactgaataaatcacagaataatgtagatagagaggtacaaattgacatacatgcttggattgacatggcgttttattagaaccaaacaaaatagaaaagttcacaaaatgaccgacagatagcgcttcatctgatcagaatagcaataactagtataacacagtaagacaaaccaaagatgatgttctttacaggaaatgctcaatatgtccaccatcaatatctgtagtcgaagaataatgttgtgaacagcactgtaaagcatgtccggatttatggtgagtcattggcgtcggatgttgtctttcagcatccctagagatgtcggtcgatcacgatgcacttgcgacttcaggtaaccccaaagccaataatcgcacgtactgaggtctggggacctgggaggccaagcatgacgaaagtggcggctgagcacacgatcatcaccaaacgacgagcgcaagagatttttcacgtgactagcaattttttttttggttctaataaaaccacatgtcattccaagcatgtgtgtcaatttttacctctctatctacattattccgtggttcatcaagttttcaaatttatactgactttttgatcacccaatacTTCCTGATCACAACTGGATGGTCGAAGGCACATCTCCTGTTTACACATGTAAGTTAAAGGTGCCACCGCTGTTACTGCGCTGACATAGcttatatgccaggaataaaatACGTCTCGGAACGCTACATTCTctgaaatacgctactggccattaatattgctacaccacgaagatgacgtgctacagaggcgaaatttaactgacaggaagatgatactgtgatatgcaaatgattagtttttcagagcattcacacaaggttggcgtcgctggcgatacctacaacgtgctgacatgatgaaagtttccaaccgatttctcatacacaaacagcagttgaccggcgttgcctggtgaaacgttgttgtgatgcctcgtgtaaggaggagaaatgcgtaccttcacgtttccgactttgataaaggtcgtattatagcctatcacgattgcggtttatcgtatcgcggcattcctgctcgcgttggtcgagatccaatgactgttagcagaaaatggaatcagtgggttcaggagggtaatacggtacgccgtgctggatcccaactgcctcgtatcactagcagtcgagatgacaggcatcttatccccatggctgtaacggatcgtgcagccacatctcgatccctcagtcaacagattgggacgtttgcaagacaacaaccatgtgcacgaacagttcgacgacgtttgcagcagcatggaccatcagctcggagaccatggctgcggttacccctgacgctgcatcacggacaggagcgcctgcgatagtgtactcaactacaaacctgggtgcacgaatggcaaaacgtcattttttcgaataaatccaagttctgtttacagcatcatcatggtcgcatccgtgtttggcgacatcgcggtgaacgaacattggaagcgtgtattcgtcatcgccatactggcgtatcacccgacgtgatggtattgggtgccattggttacacgtctcggtcacctcttgttcgcattgtcggcactttgaacagtggacgttacatttcagatgtgttagacccgtggctctacccttcattcgatccctgcgaaaccctacatttcagcaggataatgcaagaccgcatgttgcaggtcctgtacgggcctttctggatacagaaaatgttcggctgctgccctggccagcacattctctagatccctcaccaattggaaacgtctggtcaatggtggccaagcaactggcttgtcacaatacgccagtcactactcttgatgaactgtggtatcgtgttgaagctgcatggacagctgtacctgtacacacaatcCAAGCtccgtttcactcaatgcccagacgtatcaaggccgttatcaaggccagaggtggttgttctgggtactgatttctcagaatctattcacccaaattgcgtaaaaaagtaatcacatgtcagttcttgtataatatatttgtccaatgaatacccgtttatcatccgcatttcttctcggtgtagcaattttaatggccagtagtgtatatcgaaaGTGTCGCGTGTGATACTGTATATACATTAATAAGAGAAACCTGGGAGCCGAATTGACTGTATAGTGTACTTTATTGAAAACGTTGCTTGTTTacaagtggagagagagagagagagagagagagagagagagagagagagagagacatgatgTTCTGTACACTAGCAGCGAGATGATACATTAAACAGGTGCATTAGACTCCACCAAGAATCCCATAAATCCAGATGCGCAAGGGTACAACGTAGGTATAGACCCCAGGATAGCCGGGTAGCCCACATCCGCTGTTCCAGGAGACGATTCCCACCTGCTCCGAATCGGACACTAGGGCACTGCCCTCGTCGCCCGCACAAAAGTCCTTGCCGCCTTCACTCACTCCGGCACAGATCATATTGATGGTGAGGTTCCCGTATGTGGCATTGCATGCGGCGGTGTCTATTATTTCGACGGTGACTGCCTGGAGCTCAGAGGGGAGACTGCCGTCAGCCGAGGAGGCGCCCCAACCGGCGACCGTGGCGGGGCTCCCTACTGCCGTCTCGTTCCAGGTGACGGGTATGGCTTGCACGTCGGGGCCGAAGACGAAGGGCTCGGAGACGCGCAGCCCGCCGATGTCGTTGTCGAAGCCGTCGAAGCTAGCGTGCCAGAATATGACCGCGACCGTGTACAACGCGCCGCCGCTGCCCCGGCTCGAACTGCCGGCCCGGACCTGCATGCTGTAGATATCGCCCTCCACGATGCAGCGGGCAGAGGTCAGCGCATACATGCTGCTCACGATGGACGCCCCGCAGTCGCTGCTGCCGCCTCTGCCACACAAAAGAACGGCTGCACTCGTTTCCATAAAACAACGGAATTACAAATCACATTAATGAACATAAAGCAGGGAAACATTCGTAAAGAAACATCTAACTTACAAATACAGTTTATTGCACTTTCATTCGTATTCAGAAAGTATTCGACTAGTCCCATCTAGGTGCTTAGTGAACACACGTCCCCTGTATGATAGATTGTCTGGTTTCCATTTACACTGTCTGAGCAAAGGTACCCAGTCACACCTAagcgagccggccagtgtggccgtgcggttctaggcgcttcagtctggaaccgcgtgacactacggtcgcaggttcgaatcctgcctcgggcatggatgtgtgtgatgtccttaggttagttaggtttaagtagttctcagttctaggggactgatgacctcagatgttgagtcccatagtactcagagccatttgaaccattttgaacacctatgCGATGAAGAATGGATCactatacactgatgtgacagaagacACGGGATACCTCGCAATATCGTGTGGTACCTCGTTTTTCCCAGcctagtgcagcacctcgacgtggaatggattcaacaagtcgatggaagccccctgcagaagtactgagccatcctgcctctcgAGCCATTCAcaattattgtgaaagtgttgctggtgcaggattttgtatacAAACTGATAGCTTGATTAAGTCCCACAaatgttccataggattcatgtTGGGGGATCTGTGGCCAAACTGTTCACTCCGATAGACCAGAATCTTTCTCAAGCcactcgcgaacagttgtggcccagtgatatggcatatcgttgtttgggaaaattaagtccatgaatagctgcaaatggcctccaagtagtcgaacataaccatttccagtcagtgatcggttcagttggaccagaggatccagtacattctatgtaaacacagccaacaccattatggagcccctatcagcttgcacagtgccttcttgacaacttggactcgtggtttcgtggggtctgcaccacactctaatcatatcatcagctcttaccagctgaaatcgggagtcagttttccagtcgtctagggtccaaccggtacgatcacgagcgcaggagaggagctgcaggccatgttgtgccgttagcaaaggcactcgcgtcggtcgtctgctgccacagcccattaacgccacatttcgccacactgtccttacggatacgttcgtcgtacgtcctacacggatttctgcgattgtttcacgctgtgttgcttgtctgttagcactgacaactttgcgCAAACGCAGGTagatggtcgttaagtgaaggccgtcggccactgagttgtctgtggtgagagacaaTGTCTGAGACTTGGTATTATCatcacgctcttgacactgtgcgtcacagaatattgaattccttaacgatttccgaaatggaatgctcatgcgtccagctccaactaccatgccACGTccacagtctgttaattcctgtcgtctgGTCACAATCACCTCAGAAACCTTTTCAAACGAATCACCTGAGTGCGAATGTCATCTACGCCATTGCACTGCTCTTTCATACCTTGTATACGCGGTACTATCGATATCTAAATATGTGCATGTCGTTATCCCACGACTTGTCGCCTTAGTATATGTCACTCAAGGAGATAGTATAAAAGGGGGCGTGGAGTATTgtcttgtcagtagagaaacagtaactgcAGAGAGGGTTGCTCAGGAGAGCTCAgtcacttcgaatgtggactagttgTGAGATGTCACCTGAATAATTGATTCGTCAGGTAtacttcaacccttctaaagctgtccaagtcgactgttgttgatgtgattgtgaagtggaaacgcgaaggaacaaccacatctCCAGGAATACCTCATACAAGGAAGAGCATTGCACCTGAAGCAGAGTGTATCAAGGAATACATGAGTTTCTTGAACGGTGTTTCAGTCTAGTgagtgattttagaatcacatgaaaaaATACACATGACTGTTTCTCTTGGTGTGAGACAACAGCTCGTCTTCTTGTGCAGAGTTAGTAAGTATTACGAGTACTTTATATGTAAGTGCTGTATTGTCCATTAAAACTATTTCGAGAGTATTGTTAATTCCCCAGTTACAGTGTTTTATGGCGAGTAAGATTCTGTACATTTTTAAAACAAGTCACATAACTTGTGGACGGTTAGGCCATACTTCGtccgtcgtgcaccatcttgtaccttgaaacagaaggtcttCTATCATGAAACACGCAATAGTTGCAAATGAAATGCGTTTACAAAATGTTTTGTCAATTTTTCCTGTCTTCAAAAGCGAAATTTCTGTTACTTACCAATAGCTTCTGTTTCACAACGTATGTAGCTTGTAACTGGTTTTTTGATTGTTAGTGTGTGGTAGAGTCATAATGTAACGCATAGACTATTAGGGTCtgtatagggtgaacattaataaaaacgaAAAACTGCAGGGACAGGTTCCTGACTAGAAGTGAACGAAAAGAGATCCTACGAATATGTGTCCGGGAATtcattgttgccaagatagatggcgctgacgaatgacagttcctctgaccactcaCCTTCtgctccttgtgtgttgcaggctgcagCGTACTGTAaggagcagaatggtccggtatgcACGTCTGcaacaagccgagatggtatttGCGTACGCCCTAGcatatggaaacggtcgagaggcaggaaACCGGTCCTCAAAATCTGATGCACGcatagtccgccgcctccctgcacgttcgtctgtctgaaaggacccatgttcacacaaacgcccaaaataggattgacatattgtgtgatgtggttggtgtctgtgaggatacttgttttggtatagctgtgctgcctctcgaccgtttccatctgcttggccgtacacaaagcccatcttggcttgttcccgacacgaagaccggaccattctgctgcttacagtacactgcatcaatcacacagcctgcaacacacagggaACGCACGGCAAGCGGTCAGGGGAACTTTTATTAGTCAGCGCCATCTACCTTGGTAACGATGCATTTGTGGACACATATTCATAAcatctttcttcctccatttccagtcaagaatccatacctgcaatttgtcggttttgtACTAGCGTTCATCCTGTATACAGTAGAGACGAGATCTTTTCTACagaaacacttttaaatttgaatagaatatttgtccCTAGGcgcatgaccatgttgtacctagAAACAGTTTTTGACATTAGGAAAAAAGCTTTTTCttttggagtaatttttgtaatttcagaaaaaaactgtagtATACAAAATGATTGCTACGATTAGTATCATTTTAAAACGggacaagaaaatattttaaatttgtattactgGGTTGGTTGGAGGAGAAAGTCTGAAAACTTTTTCACTCCACAAGACTCTCCCCTGCCTGAAGGGCAGGGACCATCGAACCGagataggtggcgcagtggttagcactctggactcgcattcgggaggacggcggttcaatcccacgtccggccatcctggtttaggttttccgtgatttccctaaatcgctccaggcaaatgctgggatggttcctttgaaagggcacgaccggtttccttctccgtccttgccACAATCCGAGCTCGTGCGccatctccaatgacctcgatgtcgaatattcttagtattattagtaaacagtcttggttgcaattttactttttttatttaccaaCTACGCGtgtcgccttatttaggcatttttaggctgatcttaatttggcaTTTCTTGGGCCGATCCTTTAGTGTAGCTAAGGGTGTcatcgagtacatcaggccaacgtCGCCTACGTACACTGcctaaaggatcgtcctaagaaatagcaaattaagatcagcctgaagatgcctaaataaggtgaaacgcgtagtttataagtaaaaaaactaaaattgcaaccaaaactgttttcaGCTAATACTATTAAAAACTGGTTTGCTGATTcgtgccacagatggattggaagaatttcgaaAATTCTTCTTTTTTCCTAGGGCAGGAACCATcgaacattgcggagggtggttgtaagaaatcgtAGGAATCAGTAAAGGGAATCACTTGTGAGAgcgaaagtgctaccagcagtccatctagccCAAAGACTGTGCGTAGGTAGCTCAAAGAAATTGGGGCATagtgtacagccggccggagtggccgtgcggttctaggcgctacagtctggaaccgagcgaccgctacggtcgcaggttcgaatcctgcctcgggcatggatgtgtgtgatgtccttaggttagttaggtttaattagttctaagttctaggcgactgatgacctcagaggttaagtcgcatagtgctcagagccatttgaaccattttgaaccataaaggACAAACAGTTACTGATAAGCGATACCACTGCTAAGCGACGCTTGCTGTGGTGTAAAGAACGACTCCATAGCACAGTGGATGACTGTAAACGAGTGATTTATAGTGGTGAATAACGCTATATCGACAGAAGGTTTTGGGTGTGGCGAATACCTGGAAAATGTTATCTGCCGTCACGTGTAGTGTCAATAGGAAAGCTAGTGTTACGGTATCGGAATATTTTTCGTGCTTAATGTATGGTCacgttattgtgcttaagaaaacgctacaagtggaagaatatgaacacattttgcagcattgtatTCTGCGGGAGCTTGTATGCTTCTGTGATACAGGTAATGTTACCATTGATGCAACTACATCGGagtggccagacaaacatgtggttcctgaagagagaccTTTCTAGCATTTTCACGGGCACTAGCTGTTAAACAGCACCCCATTCGGTTCTCCAGGTGGGAACTACACAGGAGGATGTTGTCGTCACGAGAAACAAAAATTGGTGTGAACTGCTGAAAGCAAAGGTAAACTATAGGCTTTATAGTTCCAGAGGACATGCAGTTGCACGCTATGGCTTAATGACGATGGGATCCTCCTGGATATAATGTTCCATAAGTTAAATAGTACCCAATTCTATTCCCCTGGAGGGAACTACTCGGGAAGATATTGTCATCAGGAAAACAAAATTAGGATTCTATGGGCCGAAGCTTGGAAAGTTAGAGCCCTTAACTGGGTGGGTAGGTTAGAGAATTAAATAAGATAAATGGATATGATAAAATCAGATGTAGTTGAAATTGGTGAAGTGCGATGGCAAGAAGAACGAACTTCTGGTCATGTCAGTACAGGGTTATCACTACAAAATCGAATAGAGGTAGGTCTAGTAATGAATGAGAAAGTAGGAATACGGATAAGCTATTTGAATACATTATAATAACCAAGACAGACACAAATACAATACCCACTACATTAGTTCAAGTTTATAAACCTATTAGCTCCACATATGATAGAgagattgaacaaatgtatgatgaaataaacaaaactattcagatagtaagggagatgaaaatttaattgttattGGCGACTGGAATTCTGTAGTAGGAAAAGGACAAGAAGGAAAAATGGTAGGAAAACATGAACTAGACAAAAAGAATGAATggagaagccacctggtagaatttttcacaaagtacaatttaatcattgctaatattTAGTCTCATAATTattaaagaaggttgtgtacaggaagaggcctggagacatcaGAAGGTTTCAAACAGATTACACAgggtaatacaaaaatcactttgcAGCGTTGGAAAGATATGGAAATTCATTGAGGtaacttacagaatcagcagatgtaTCATTTTGTGGCAAACAACCTCAGGTTTCACATAAAAGTATCCAGTATCGTTTTGGTTCGAATTGACTACCATTTCTGATGTGCAAACATCCCACCAGTAATCTGTTCCTCCTACACTCATTGGAGCAAATTGGGTTTAAGTTGTGCAATGGCAGCATCAATTCTTCAGGTCCCCTAAATTGTTTAGTAGGGAAGGAAATGAaaccccatagaaagaagtccagtggtgtcaagtctgagGAGCGAGGTGGTCATGCGATTGGCCCTTCACGGCCAATCCACCGACCTAGCAAGCGATTATCAAGGAAACTTAGAACTTCCATGAGGAGGAAATTAGGTGGTGCACCGTATTTCTGGTAGTAAATCATCTCATCTTGGTCATCTTCATCGTTGTGTGGAGTTAAAGGTTTTCAAGCATATCCTGATACACAAaccagtgacagttttcttttGAAGAAGAAAGGGCAGTGCACTTACAGTTTGCTAAGGGCATAAAACAGATAACGTTTCAGCGTTGCATACGGATTTTCGCTgtcccatattctgcagttgtgggtgctcATCATGCCACTGATAGGAAATAGAGACTCATTGCTGAAGATTATTGTTTTCAGGAATGTCTCGTCGTCCTCTATCCAGAGTTCCCCACGAGCAACCTTATCTGCACCACTAATGTGCTGTGCTATTAGGAATCTGTATGGTTTCAAGCGTAAACATATAGAATGTACTCAGTCTTTtgtggaatgccagtctcgtgAGGCGCGTGTCGCATTGTTTTTTTGTGGGTTGATGGCAAAGCTCTCCTTAAACTGTTCGACATGATCATCGACTTACGGTCGATCTGGTGATTTATCATGTCGAAGTGATCAACCAATCTCAACAAATTTCTTGTGTGaagagtaaattgtaggcctgTTTGGAGGTTCTTTAGCGTATTCGGTGCAAAAATTACGCCGaatcgtttcatgaaaccaaaacacacagtgagCACACTCCACACCAGTGTCagaagccattttaactgtgcactacactggcgctcctggtggcggaatgggaTACTGATGCAGCATATGAATCAAACTAGAGGTTGTTTGCTGCAAAATGACACATCTATCGATTCTGTAAGTTGTCTCAATAACTTTCTACGTCGTTCTAAAGTTCTGAATTcctttttgactcgccctgtataattataaaacagagatttcgaaatcggaGGCAAATGAGTACTCCAAGTACAATTTATCGGTGAAATAGCAGAAAATTAGGAACGAAAGAATATTGGACCTGTACAAATTGAAATAACCAGAGTTTGTTGAAAGTCGCAAAGGAAGTATTAGACAACGTTTTACTGAAATAGGAATAAGGAaaacaatagaagatgaatgggtactcTTGAGAGGTGTAATAGTGAAGGCATCAtatgatcaaacaggtaaaaagacaagaccctTGGATAACATTCGAGATATTCGGTTTATATGATGGAAGGAGAATAAAAATACAGCCGATGAAGCAGGCAAAGGTGAATAAAGAGGTCTAACAACGAGACTGACAGAAAATTCAAGATGGCAAAGCAGAAACTGTATAAGCATTCATGACTTGGGGAAAAGTAGATGCTTTCTATAGGATAATTAGAGATCcttggagaaaaaagaaacaactgtatgaatatcaagacatcTAGCAAGTCAGTACTAACAAGGAGGCGGCACGACCGtgaggtcggggatttgtccgcaattttgtgtggtgaaagaggacccctaacacctcacgtggttaaaatattaggacgtactactcggaaaatcccgagaaaaatcgatccaaagtttcctaggtgccttatgagtgtaaaatgttagtccactgccgagtcgccgtctggcctacatggttagcgctcaGACCCTTTCGCCAAAGGTCTCgcttcgattcctcctctggcacttttttttccttctgttgcttgcaaaattgcagcgcattgttacaggagaatcgtgaaattaattcccaggAAGATCGTAcagaaattcattctataattcaccatcaattatcgtcaccaatattcagagacatgattcaatatgcctggtttgcctcaaaattgtcataaactcgaaacattttcgtaaatgttagtgggccatgtttttgtacagatttatttcaaacgccctgtgattgtaaaaattccacttttatatgttgcgcaagatgtcgcaaaaattattgctttgtttgtttttacgatagttaccactgcagttcttgtttataattattatatgtattaaaattgaatgttttccaatcgactttgttattctgattaaaaaggaATGTTTCTCCtggtatactttacaatgaaaaatggaaaacccaccgtcATGAATTgtattgttggacaaaaagaaaataatttttattcaataatgaaactaatttgttaaagataatttaGGTTTGGGAAACGTTCTGAATAATTtgtggaataaccaaagaaaatgaaacagaagaaaaaaagtgccagaggaggaatcgaacacgagacctttggcgtaagaatccgagccctaaacacctttttttctttttttgatctcattttgttctagattgttcgttgaatttgtacgtggcggacgtccgatgacacatgttcaggttgatcgttgattcgttcactcagttttttgttacacagGGTAGctaaatcctctgaccgaacacgctgagctaccatgccggctgtctccgaccccacggtcgtgccgtctccttgtaagatgGAAAAGCAAAACGGTGAAGGAATATGTAGAAGGGTTATAAAAAGGAAATGAACCTGACGTCAAAATTACGAAAGTTTTTTAATGGTTTTCATACCCCACACTTAAAAGTAGAGGGGGGCTTTTGAATGATGACCCATTGGAAGCTAAACTCAcagttggaaatacactcctggaaacggaaaaaagaacacattgacaccggtgtgtcagacccaccatacttgctccggacactgcgagagggctgtacaagcaatgatcacacgcacggcacagcggacacaccaggaaccgcggtgttgaccgtcgaatggcgctagctgcgcagcatttgtgcaccgccgccgtcagtgtcagccagtttgccgtggcatacggagctccatcgcagtctttaacactggaagcatgccgcgacagcgtggacgtgaaccatatgtgcagttgacggactttgagcgagggcgtatagtgggcatgcgggaggccgggtggacgtaccgccgaattgctcaacatttggggcgtgaggtctccacagtacatcgatgttgtcaccagtggtcggcggaaggtgcacgtgcccgtcgacctgggaccggaccgcagcgacgcacggatgcacgccaagaccgtaggatcctacgcagtgccgtaggggaccgcaccgccacttcccagcaaattagggacactgttgctcctggggtatcggcgaggaccattcgcaaccgtctccatgaagctgggctatggtcccgcacaccgttaggccgtcttccgctcacgccccaacatcgtgcagcccgcctccagtggtgtcgcgacaggcgtgaatggagggacgaatggagacgtgtcgtcttcagcgatgagagtcgtttctgccttggtgccaatgatggtcgtatgcgtgtttggcgccgtgcaggtgagcgccacaatcaggactgcatacgaccgaggcacacagggccaacacccggcatcatggtgtggggagcgatctcctacactggccgtacaccactggtgatcgtcgaggggacactgaatagtgcacggtacatccaaaccgtcatcgaacccatcgttctaccattcctagaccggcaagagaacttgctgttccaacaggacaatgcacgtccgcatgtatcccgtgccacccaacgtgctctagaaggtgtacgtcaactaccctggccag contains:
- the LOC124616714 gene encoding trypsin beta-like, which encodes MSRLGQLVLLALALSAAGAYAAVRNLAIPSRPRLSGRIVGGAPANISQFPWQLYFITGGSSDCGASIVSSMYALTSARCIVEGDIYSMQVRAGSSSRGSGGALYTVAVIFWHASFDGFDNDIGGLRVSEPFVFGPDVQAIPVTWNETAVGSPATVAGWGASSADGSLPSELQAVTVEIIDTAACNATYGNLTINMICAGVSEGGKDFCAGDEGSALVSDSEQVGIVSWNSGCGLPGYPGVYTYVVPLRIWIYGILGGV